A genomic stretch from Octopus bimaculoides isolate UCB-OBI-ISO-001 chromosome 15, ASM119413v2, whole genome shotgun sequence includes:
- the LOC106874117 gene encoding outer dense fiber protein 3-B, translating to MTMFIPTKPRRPVYASYTNPGPYYKMNPLLGDKGHDKNSLFPKRPAYYIGLRTQQRLITDTPGPCYLLDNPSVYRDGLKSTPKYSIKSRREEHNVDKTPAPGDYDVIKCTLSGAVYPSQPRCIFGKSSFRRVPDDTPAPNAYTLPPVLTHTVDASKTQAPIYSMRAKFIFGHPYEDFSETPGPAAYKAANLDIVNKKSPGFTMRPWTNLPIDNTNKPGPGAHRNEIVWDSRKKKAPAFTFGIHHSQYITPFIDNCIEYE from the coding sequence ATGACTATGTTTATTCCGACTAAACCGCGGAGACCCGTGTATGCAAGTTACACAAATCCGGGTCCTTATTATAAAATGAACCCTTTGCTGGGGGACAAGGGCCATGACAAAAACAGTCTCTTTCCAAAGAGACCTGCTTATTATATTGGTTTAAGAACACAGCAACGACTGATCACAGATACCCCCGGCCCTTGTTATTTGTTAGACAATCCAAGTGTATACCGTGATGGCCTGAAAAGTACCCCAAAGTACTCAATTAAAAGCCGAAGAGAAGAACACAACGTAGACAAAACTCCAGCACCCGGTGACTACGATGTGATAAAGTGTACACTGTCAGGTGCCGTGTACCCCAGCCAACCAAGGTGCATCTTTGGAAAATCTTCATTTCGACGTGTTCCTGATGATACGCCAGCACCTAACGCATATACCTTACCCCCAGTATTGACGCATACTGTCGACGCCAGCAAAACACAAGCACCAATCTATTCCATGCGAGCTAAGTTTATTTTTGGCCACCCTTATGAAGACTTCTCAGAGACGCCTGGCCCTGCCGCTTACAAAGCAGCCAATCTTGACATCGTCAACAAGAAATCCCCTGGATTCACCATGCGACCATGGACCAATCTTCCCATAGATAACACCAATAAACCAGGACCAGGAGCTCACAGAAATGAAATTGTCTGGGatagcagaaagaagaaagcaccTGCTTTCACTTTTGGCATTCATCATTCACAGTATATCACTCCATTTATTGATAACTGTATTGAGTACGAGTGA